From Prevotella melaninogenica, the proteins below share one genomic window:
- a CDS encoding endonuclease/exonuclease/phosphatase family protein, translating into MRKLLLVLFCAVLFGTSASAQKKFSVYAIGFYNVENLFDTTHDEGKNDHDFTPTGSYQWNEMKYSHKLHNMASVLAEMGTDVLPNIGCAAIGLAEVENDHVMNDLISQPELAKRGYKYVHIEGPDHRGIDCALIYNPKLFTVRDTKLVPYVYDLPKDSTRATRGFLTVSGTLAGEHVTIIVCHLPSRGAGSYYRELGGKQIKALKDSLLREDPKVKVLVMGDMNDDPTNKSIHECLSAKGEISEVGANDMYNPWYNVLVKEGTGSLQYQGKWNLFDQIIMTPNLLNKAGKKDFSELKFWKNQIFRRDYLFQESGKYKGNTKRTTAGGVWLDGYSDHLPVVTYFAKQQ; encoded by the coding sequence ATGAGAAAGTTACTATTAGTTCTTTTCTGTGCCGTTCTTTTCGGTACGTCAGCTTCAGCCCAGAAGAAGTTTTCTGTTTATGCTATAGGATTTTATAATGTAGAAAACTTGTTTGATACAACACATGATGAAGGGAAAAACGACCACGATTTCACGCCGACTGGTAGTTATCAGTGGAACGAAATGAAGTATAGTCATAAGTTGCATAATATGGCATCGGTATTGGCAGAGATGGGTACGGATGTACTTCCGAATATTGGTTGTGCGGCTATAGGATTAGCAGAGGTTGAGAACGACCATGTAATGAACGACCTCATATCCCAGCCAGAGTTGGCGAAACGTGGCTATAAGTATGTACATATCGAAGGACCCGATCATCGTGGCATCGACTGTGCCTTGATTTATAATCCCAAACTCTTTACCGTAAGAGATACAAAGTTGGTACCTTATGTTTATGATTTACCAAAGGACAGCACTCGTGCTACACGTGGCTTCCTTACTGTAAGCGGTACATTGGCTGGCGAACATGTGACCATCATCGTGTGCCATTTACCAAGTCGTGGTGCAGGTTCTTACTATCGTGAGTTGGGTGGTAAGCAGATAAAGGCATTGAAGGACTCACTTCTTCGTGAAGACCCAAAGGTGAAGGTGCTTGTAATGGGTGATATGAATGACGATCCAACCAATAAGAGTATACATGAGTGTCTGTCTGCAAAGGGCGAAATCAGCGAGGTTGGTGCAAATGATATGTACAACCCTTGGTATAATGTCCTTGTAAAGGAGGGCACAGGATCCTTGCAGTATCAGGGCAAATGGAATCTCTTTGATCAGATTATTATGACTCCTAACTTGCTGAATAAGGCTGGTAAGAAAGACTTCTCAGAGTTGAAGTTCTGGAAGAACCAAATCTTCCGTCGTGATTATCTCTTCCAAGAGTCAGGTAAGTATAAGGGTAATACCAAGCGAACCACTGCTGGTGGTGTGTGGCTCGATGGTTATTCAGACCACTTACCAGTTGTAACTTACTTTGCTAAACAGCAGTAA